The DNA segment CTCTTCTACGCCGTTAGTTGCATGCTCTTGTCAAGTGAGCGTTACTACGGCACCCGGTaagagaggaggtggaggagagtgAAGTGTAGGACAAGAGAAGTGGAAGAGTAAtcgtgcacatgcgcagtcgagggggagggggagggggtggaggcaGTTTTTTCCTTGGCTGCTGCTCGGTAAGGGGGAAGCAACAAGCTGAGAACACGAAAGGAAGGACGGTACGGCAGAAACAGGAGTGCCACGGCAGGTAACGGGGGATGCAGGAAGAGCAAGCGAAAAAgacgctccccctcccccatcttCTGCGTGCCGCAGCTACAATGTGTAGCCCACGTGACCCGATATCAAAAAGAAGTGCAGTTGCTCAAGCAACACATGGAGGTTAGCGGAGGTGGAAGTACTCCTGAGAAAGcttcttccccttctccccaTGTACCCAGCAGGCGCTTGTCTtcccgcctccgctgcggcgctacTCAGTCATCCTCGTCTCCGATGCCAAGGAAGCTTTGGATGGAGCGCATCCAGCCGTCTCGGTCATTGTCGTCATCCGCGTCAAACAATATGCGTCGGCCGTTCTTGAAGGCCACAGCGAAGGCGTGCGCCGCATCCGAGCCCGTGTACTTGCTGATCACCGGGAAGACATCCTCCAAGTCGGAAAAAGGGGTCGAAatgcactgctgctccagAGTGTCACGAGACACCGCTTGCACGAGCTCGAGCGAGACCAGACAGGATGCCACGTCGCCTGTCAGCGTGCATCCCTTTTCCACCTCGCCGTAGACGCACACGTAGCGGCGCTTCCAGCTAAGGTCACTGCTCTGCTTCATCACCTTGCCTCCGTACAAGATAAAACCGATTCGATCGGGTGAGTCGCTCAAGGGCACCTTCACAGTCGTGCGCAGGACATCCTCCATCGACAGCGGTGGGCGACGGCGGTCGACCTGAAGCTCTTCCTTCGTCTGCTTCAGCTGACGCGTTATGGTCGTTTCCTGCTCAACGGAGAAGCCGCTGGCCTCTCCGCTCTGCACGATCTCCCGCACAACAGAGATGTACAGCTTGCACGTTGGTGTGTTCAGCAGCGTCTTACTAGACGGCCGCTTTTTGGGttcgctctgcagcagcgctgaaACGATTGTTTGCATCTCCTTGCTAATGCTGTCCGGCAGGGGATCGAAGCGGCCAGCAAGTGTCTTGTGCATGACCTCCTCGATATCCTCGCCGTCGAAGGGACGCTTCAGCGTGAGCAGCTCGTAAAGAAGCACGCCGAGCGAGAACATGTCCGCCTTCTTGCTGTacggacggcgccgccaaaTCTCCGGTGCCACGTAGTAGGGGGTGCCACAGAACGTGCGGCCGACATCGTCGCTCACGGTAGCGGCGTAGTGCTTGCTAAAACCGAAGTCGCCAAGCTTTGCAAGACCGTTGCTGCACAGCAGGATATTGGCACTCTTGATATCACGGTGAATCATGCGCTTCGAGTGGACGTGGTGgacggccagcagcacctggaTAAAGATCAGGCCGGCCTCATGCTCCGCAAAAGGGCGGTTCGTCTTGCTTCGGTTCTTGATCTCTTGGCGGAGATCACCGGCGTTGGCGTAGTCCAGCACCATGGCCATCATGGAAACGCTTTCCGGATTCCTCTCGTCACTGTACACAAAGTCTTCGTGGCACTTAACGATCGAGAAGTAGTCGCAGCTGAGCAGGCAGCACACCTCACCCGACGCCCGCATGATCTCCTGCGGCGTGTAGCCCTCTACGTCCATCACCTTAACCGCGAACGGGTAATCATCGCGCACGCGACGGGCGTAGAGCACCGTTCCCGAAGTCCCAGACCCCAGCACCGTGTCCAAGTAGTATCGGAAGGGACGTGAGAGGCGGCCTTCGGCAGGACTTCTGTCCTCCTCGGTGTCTACCCCAAAGGTGGCAGGGAACGCGTTGCACACCTTCTTGATAAGTGCGTCGCTGGGTGCCGCCATCTTGGGGGTTAACACACTCGTACCTCaccgcttctccttctcgaGCACGACCTGCGCTTTCACTtgcggtgcgtgtgcacgtggcCTGTGGACACGAGTCGATAAAACAATGGATCGGTTCCAAAGGCGAATACTGTACGACacagtttttttttgggggggggcgtcTCTTCGCTATTTTTTATTTTGTTTGTGGGTGCTTGTGGTGTATCTTATCCAGTGCCACGGAGAAGTGCAGCACACGGTTTCGTTTCGGCAGAGCAGCGAGAAAATAGAAAGTGATAGGCAAAATTGAGAGACGATGCTGACGGTGTGCTCGCGCCGTGAAACGTAGAGGTGAAAAAAAGAGATTTGCGACGGCACTCACCGTACTTCAGCGGGGGAAAGGTGAACGctacgtcggcgccgctgagccTTCCTCGATACTTCTCTTCTGCCTTCGTGTCGAGGATTAAAGAGAAAGAACCCGCGGCTTATTCAGCGCAGCACAGACACTCTCTTCGTGTGCGTTCTTTCCTTGGTTTGGGGAaggggaaagaggggagggttGCTGCACACGACGGCACCGTGACCCCCGACTTTGGCAGAAAAGAATAAGATATGCCCAAAGCCGTAGTGTCACAACAAACGCTAAACCAGCACCGTGCACTGCTGTGCACGGCGCATGCCGGTGGACACGGTGTTGTCGTTTGACGTTCGGTGTGTTTGCGCGAAgatacacacatacgcacacaaaaGGCACGGGTAATAGGCGGAGCAGgacggagagaggagagcaaaAAATAAccgaggcgaagaaggaagaAGCATTTCTACTGGTGCATGTGTGCTGCAGGCGTGTCCTACGTCGTTACCAGTGAAAGCGAAGCGACGAAATACGCGGAGACATCCTCGCTTGACACCCGACTGCGACGCCTGCACGACCTGTGCTCTGCATTTTGCTTGTGCTTGTTttcttgtgctgctgcgctactATCAGCGTGGGCGCTGGTATTCCTACACACCTACACAGCAAGGCAGAGAAGAAGGTTGCAGGGGAAAGGAGAGCAAAAAAGAATCACAAAAAAGACGCATGTCTGATTTCCGTCGTCGGATCGACCAGCACATGGGCATGCGCTGTGCCTCTGTGGCCATCTGCAATAAGAgaaatgtgtgtgtgtgtgtgtgtgtgtgcacatcaTTCAACAAATGGCGGATGcgccacaaaaaaaaacttcCCATGCACTCGAAGCCAGCGCAACAAAAAAATTGCAGCAAAGCATTGCGCAATTTCGTTAGACAAGAGGTATACGAGCACCAAGGAAGAGTCCCAAGAGCACCAAGGAGGCGACTACACAGAGAAAACGGGCCATGGACTGATCGTCAACGGAGAGAAGCTCCAAAAAAATCGTTTTCTCGTCTCCTTTAACTAGCCTGCTGCCTGCCATACAGCAAGGTGTTCAGCCTACACTCAACTCCCCCCCGCCCTCGGCCGGTCACAGGCACAGCGCATGGGGAGATGCAGCGGTAGGGCAAGCCCTGCAGCcgtgcgccgacccagtcacccgggcaccgccgctgcgtcgaacagtgctcacacacacacacactcacacagcagcggccgttgcgccggtcgccacccGGTGCACCCGCCACGGGGCCGGGCTCGGGCAcccccacaccagtgggcagtgtgagggcggGGGCGCGATGCCTTTCGAGCCACCTCCACACTCCGCCCATCACATGAACGGCACGGACGCGTTCACTGACCGCAgggcgcggcgacgccgcgctcacCAGGACATGGCCGCCCGGCATCAGCGGGGATGCATTGCTGTGGCTCCGCTACGCCGTAGGCGCTTGGCtcggccaccaccagaggcggCTCCGCagtggcaggggataggggcgaggggctgcttggcttttTCCGCACGCAATGCGTGGGGGCGCTGGACCCTGCGACACCACGCACTGAGCTGTCGCCCCGTCCTCATGGAGAGTCGGCACGCAGCTGGAAAAAAAGTATAGTGATGCAGTGACACTCTCGCTGCTATTTGGGCCGCGGAGGCATACGAcggcagcatcggcggcgcgccgcgaggCACCAACGTGGTTCTGAGGCATGCGTGCCCCGCAAGGTCGAGTCGAGCTCGACGTTCGGGGTCTGACCTTACCCGAGGTCACCGCTGGCGAGCCCCGGCCGCCACTCCGCGCGGCTTTTTCGCTGCATCGAGggggcgcaggcggcgcggatGACGCGGGCAAGTCTTGATCAGCCAGCCCCCGCCCCCTGTCTTGCGACCGCTCCACCAAACccggctgctggagcaggacaggcgcgcgcgtatGTTGCAGGATGATGTGGCTGCGCGATCGAGCCAAAACCCTGCATTCATGTGCCCGAGACGAAAGAGTCCTCGCTGCATCGGCCCATTGCGCGGCCGAGACGCATCGAGCTTCTTCGagtcaccaccaccgcggaaCCATACCCCCGGGCTCTGCAATTCATGAGGCATCTGGCCGTTGTAGGCCGACATGTCCATAATGCGCTTGTGTGGTGTAGAGGGTGACCGGAAGGCTGTTGATGTGAGGCCCGAAAGGCCTTGTGTGATCGGCAGGGCTCATCCCCAGGGGCGTGTCTCAGTTGTGGGACACAAGACTCTGGGGTGAGGTTGCTGGCTAGAAGAGTCTGGAGCAGCATGATGCCGTCCACGCGCAAATCCTCTCTCCCGCAGATGATCGACGCGAGAGGCGCCTCTTCAAGCAAGAGAGTCGCTCGCTGCGCCTGGTCTTTTCGAGACGCGCTTCAGACTCTCCTCACATACGACCATGACCTCGTTAGCCGGCTCCGCGTCAAGGCTCTTACCCCTCAGCTTCTGTACGTGCGGATTCCGTGCGCGCAGGAAAGCACGGCATGCCACCACGCGCGGTGCCGCATGCTCTTCCATCAGTCGCGCGCAGCCCTCGTCCACATTGGATCCCCGTCCCGCAAGAGGCGCCTGGACGTTCTAGGAGGACCAACTTGCTTTTCTTCGGCCTCGACAGAGCCGCTTGGTCAAGTCACCTTACTACCGATGCCTCGCGAACAACTTGTCACTGGGCAGTGCTGTGTGCATCCTCAGCTTCGTCTCGAAGACGGACGTCGTGGACATCTTGAAGGGGGCGTGGGGCCTGTGCCGACCtgaaaggaaagggaagaggctCCGAGAGTGAGGCGAGCGAAACGCTCTGTGAGGCGCTGGATTGCGTTGGTGCTGGAGGCAGCCAGGATGGCAAGGAAGAATAGAAGCAAgtaggaagagagaggaagcagAGGTGATCGCATGCCGTGCGCTGCCTTCCGACGGAGATGACCTCACTAACGCGAGATCTCGTTCGTCACGCAACGCACAAATTCGATGGTCCACTTCCGAACGAGTCCGTCTTTCTTACCCGCTCAAACTTTGCGCACGCTGATTTGGTGCACACTGGCGGTCTTCAAGCCTCCCCttccgaaaaaaaaaaatatatatatatagaatAGAAAAACAACGCGTAAAAACGGCAACCGAGGAGAACGAAAgcgagaagaaaaaaaaagcaatcGCAACGCGGCCAAAGAGAGTGGGTCTTGACAACCAAACACAAGCAAACCAAGCACTGAGAGGCATCACTCCCCTGTAGTAGCCGAGTTCCACCACAGCACTGAGACCCTCCCACCCAAGGATGAGACTAGCACAGAGATAGGGAGAGGTTGttatatttttttttttttgaagg comes from the Leishmania infantum JPCM5 genome chromosome 36 genome and includes:
- a CDS encoding putative protein kinase — translated: MAAPSDALIKKVCNAFPATFGVDTEEDRSPAEGRLSRPFRYYLDTVLGSGTSGTVLYARRVRDDYPFAVKVMDVEGYTPQEIMRASGEVCCLLSCDYFSIVKCHEDFVYSDERNPESVSMMAMVLDYANAGDLRQEIKNRSKTNRPFAEHEAGLIFIQVLLAVHHVHSKRMIHRDIKSANILLCSNGLAKLGDFGFSKHYAATVSDDVGRTFCGTPYYVAPEIWRRRPYSKKADMFSLGVLLYELLTLKRPFDGEDIEEVMHKTLAGRFDPLPDSISKEMQTIVSALLQSEPKKRPSSKTLLNTPTCKLYISVVREIVQSGEASGFSVEQETTITRQLKQTKEELQVDRRRPPLSMEDVLRTTVKVPLSDSPDRIGFILYGGKVMKQSSDLSWKRRYVCVYGEVEKGCTLTGDVASCLVSLELVQAVSRDTLEQQCISTPFSDLEDVFPVISKYTGSDAAHAFAVAFKNGRRILFDADDDNDRDGWMRSIQSFLGIGDEDD